Proteins found in one Acomys russatus chromosome 31, mAcoRus1.1, whole genome shotgun sequence genomic segment:
- the LOC127212722 gene encoding LOW QUALITY PROTEIN: protein MEMO1-like (The sequence of the model RefSeq protein was modified relative to this genomic sequence to represent the inferred CDS: inserted 2 bases in 2 codons) yields MPNRVVCXKASHAGSCYTASGPQLNAQLEGWFSQVQSTKRPARAIIAPHAGYTYCGSWAAHAYKQVDPSITRRIFILGPSHHVPLSRCALSSVDIYRTPLYDLRIDQKIYGELWKTGMFERMSPQTDEDEHSIEMHLPYTAKAMESHKDEFTIIPVLVGALSESKEQEFGKLFSKYXADPSNLFVVSSDFCHWGQRFRYSYYDESQGEIYRSIEHLDKMGMSILEQLDPVSFSNYLKKYHNTICGRRPIGVLLNAITELQKNGMNRSFSFLNYAQSSQCRSWQDNSVSYAAGALTVH; encoded by the exons ATGCCCAACCGAGTGGTCT GGAAAGCCAGCCACGCCGGGAGCTGTTACACCGCCTCAGGACCTCAGCTCAACGCCCAGCTAGAAGGCTGGTTTTCACAAGTACAGTCTACGAAAAGACCTGCTAGAGCCATTATTGCACCCCATGCAGGATACACGTACTGTGGGTCTTGGGCTGCCCATGCTTACAAACAAGTGGATCCATCTATTACCCGGAGAATTTTCATCCTTGGGCCTTCTCATCATGTGCCCCTGTCTCGATGTGCACTCTCCAGTGTGGATATATATAGGACTCCACTGTATGACCTTCGTATTGACCAAAAGATTTATGGAGAGCTATGGAAGACAGGAATGTTTGAACGCATGTCTCCGCAGACAGATGAAGATGAACACAGTATTGAAATGCATTTGCCTTATACAGCTAAAGCCATGGAAAGCCATAAAGATGAGTTTACCATTATTCCTGTACTGGTTGGAGCTCTGAGTGAGTCAAAAGAACAGGAATTCGGAAAACTCTTCAGTAAAT CAGCGGATCCTAGTAATCTCTTTGTGGTTTCTTCTGATTTCTGCCATTGGGGTCAAAGGTTCCGTTACAGTTACTATGATGAATCCCAGGGGGAGATTTATAGATCCATTGAACATCTAGATAAAATGGGTATGAGCATTTTAGAACAATTAGATCCTGTATCTTTTAGCAATTATTTGAAGAAATATCATAATACTATATGTGGGAGACGTCCCATCGGGGTGTTATTAAATGCTATCACAGAGCTCCAGAAGAATGGGATGAATAGGAGCTTTTCCTTTTTGAATTATGCCCAGTCGAGCCAGTGTAGGAGCTGGCAAGACAACTCAGTGAGTTATGCAGCTGGAGCGCTTACGGTCCACTGA